In the Alteromonas sp. M12 genome, one interval contains:
- the arcB gene encoding aerobic respiration two-component sensor histidine kinase ArcB: protein MHSKAPIESWAIGVARFVIRFGTLKISIFFVLLTLAFTICGSYVIRIIMSGEVEIKDFISAIILTMLSAPWVLIVFTELVKQLEQSRDSLSEAVQQLELMREEDVLRNHELQLSVQKLNYEIEQRKNAQLEREIVFHDLEREINKKSEQEDQAKRLSTLLRSIIDASPDLIYYRNEEGRFAGCNRVAEQMTGKTEEELIGLTPHQVYDEDLARQVVASDHEVLETNASITEEVWLRFADGRRRYYEMRKVPFYDKEGKRLGLLAFGRDITERKQAENVVTKANKDKTAFIATISHELRTPLNGIVGLSRMLRDTNLSDEQFAWVSTIYASGITLGNIFNDIVDLDKLDRDRLELSLKTVSLKEFTNELGSIIQLLAADKGLRFETQIIEPLPFQVEADGTRLRQVLWNLLFNAVKFTQKGKVNLTVEATEEKPGISSVKFTIKDTGVGIPKTELDKIFAMYYQVNHPDHQSATGTGIGLAICKEMVSLMKGQIKVNSVVGEGTCFTVELPLTINNKPLQLQELLVHGLQILLVEDIELNVMVAKALLEKLGQTVEVAMNGQDALKMAREKQYDLILLDIQLPDMTGFNVASILHEEGLVEQTPIVALTANVIKTRQEYLNNGMDDVIAKPIKKSRVIEVFNNLFVDQKDIPQFSVEEAKPSELESILDLDLLQMLVDTIGHEMVRTSVGVFQENMPDYMEILNINLSANDKEEVCSQAHKIKGAAGSVGLARVQKIANRIQQGDHPTWWENVHDWVEELEMAEKQDTAKLNDWLSSQNIDD, encoded by the coding sequence ATGCATTCAAAAGCTCCAATTGAATCTTGGGCCATCGGCGTAGCGCGATTCGTTATCCGTTTCGGTACACTCAAAATAAGCATATTTTTTGTTTTACTAACATTGGCTTTCACCATTTGCGGTTCATATGTAATACGCATAATTATGAGTGGTGAAGTGGAAATAAAGGATTTCATTAGTGCGATCATCTTGACCATGTTAAGTGCGCCTTGGGTACTAATTGTTTTTACTGAGTTGGTAAAACAATTGGAGCAATCAAGAGATAGTTTGTCAGAAGCCGTGCAACAACTTGAATTAATGCGCGAAGAAGATGTGCTGCGAAATCATGAATTGCAGTTATCGGTACAAAAACTTAATTACGAAATTGAACAACGTAAAAATGCGCAATTGGAACGAGAGATTGTATTTCACGATTTAGAAAGAGAAATTAATAAAAAATCTGAGCAAGAAGACCAGGCTAAACGTCTGTCTACATTACTTCGTTCTATAATCGATGCCTCTCCCGATTTAATTTATTATCGTAATGAAGAAGGTCGATTTGCTGGCTGTAACCGGGTCGCAGAACAAATGACCGGAAAGACCGAAGAAGAGCTAATTGGTCTAACTCCCCATCAAGTGTATGACGAAGATCTTGCTCGTCAAGTAGTGGCTAGTGACCATGAAGTTTTAGAAACCAATGCCAGTATTACCGAAGAAGTGTGGTTAAGATTTGCAGATGGTCGTCGTCGTTATTATGAAATGCGTAAGGTTCCTTTTTACGATAAAGAAGGTAAGCGTCTGGGTTTACTTGCTTTCGGCCGCGATATTACGGAACGTAAACAAGCCGAAAACGTTGTTACTAAAGCGAACAAAGATAAAACGGCCTTCATTGCCACTATTAGCCATGAATTGCGTACTCCCTTAAATGGTATTGTCGGTCTTAGCCGAATGCTGCGTGACACAAACTTATCGGATGAGCAGTTTGCTTGGGTAAGTACTATTTATGCTAGCGGTATCACCTTAGGGAATATCTTCAATGATATAGTTGATCTAGACAAACTTGATCGCGATAGGTTAGAGCTATCCCTTAAAACGGTTTCATTGAAAGAGTTTACCAACGAATTAGGTAGCATCATTCAATTGCTAGCGGCTGATAAAGGTTTGCGTTTTGAAACGCAAATTATTGAGCCTCTGCCTTTCCAAGTGGAAGCAGACGGCACGCGCTTACGTCAGGTTTTGTGGAATTTACTATTTAACGCGGTTAAGTTTACGCAAAAAGGTAAGGTCAACTTAACGGTTGAAGCGACAGAAGAAAAACCGGGTATCAGTTCGGTCAAATTTACGATTAAAGATACTGGTGTTGGTATTCCAAAAACAGAATTAGATAAGATTTTCGCTATGTATTATCAGGTTAATCATCCTGATCATCAATCGGCAACGGGAACCGGTATTGGTTTGGCCATCTGTAAAGAAATGGTCAGTCTGATGAAAGGCCAAATTAAAGTGAATAGTGTAGTAGGGGAGGGTACCTGCTTTACAGTCGAGTTGCCCCTTACTATTAATAATAAACCTTTGCAGTTACAAGAGCTTTTGGTTCATGGCTTGCAGATTCTGTTGGTAGAAGATATCGAACTCAATGTTATGGTGGCTAAAGCTTTATTAGAGAAGCTAGGGCAAACTGTGGAAGTTGCTATGAACGGCCAAGACGCATTAAAAATGGCCCGTGAAAAGCAATACGATTTAATATTGTTAGATATTCAACTACCTGATATGACGGGATTTAATGTTGCATCAATATTACATGAAGAAGGTTTAGTGGAACAAACTCCAATAGTGGCATTGACCGCAAATGTGATTAAAACCCGTCAAGAATATTTAAATAACGGCATGGATGATGTTATTGCCAAACCGATTAAAAAGAGTCGGGTAATTGAAGTTTTTAACAACTTGTTTGTTGATCAAAAAGATATCCCGCAGTTCTCCGTAGAAGAAGCAAAACCCAGTGAATTAGAATCTATTCTAGATTTAGATTTGTTACAAATGCTGGTGGATACTATCGGTCATGAAATGGTCCGCACAAGTGTTGGAGTGTTCCAAGAAAACATGCCTGACTACATGGAAATACTCAATATAAACTTGAGTGCAAATGACAAAGAAGAAGTGTGTTCTCAAGCTCACAAAATTAAAGGTGCAGCCGGTTCTGTTGGCCTTGCTCGAGTGCAAAAAATTGCAAATCGTATTCAGCAAGGTGATCATCCAACCTGGTGGGAAAACGTGCATGATTGGGTAGAAGAGCTCGAAATGGCAGAAAAGCAGGACACTGCGAAGTTAAACGATTGGCTAAGCTCACAAAATATAGATGATTAA
- a CDS encoding DMT family transporter: MLAFAGNSILCRLALADSSIDATSFTLIRLISGAIMLILILLIKGNVNQINNKGSWPASLALFIYAAGFSYAYIELDTGVGALILFACVQITMLVISWYYGARLTLVESLGVLVAFAGFIYLVSPGVNSPSIFGVTLMALAGIAWGCYSIIGSRSATPLIDTSSNFIRASVISLVLTPVLFIESNQLQTMGVVYALASGMITSGVGYAIWYKVLPHIRSSVAAVLQLSVPAIAALGGLLLLEELLTMKMLISSGAILGGIALVIYGKQQQTS; this comes from the coding sequence TTGCTTGCTTTTGCGGGGAATTCAATTCTATGTCGTTTGGCGTTAGCAGACTCAAGTATAGATGCCACTTCTTTTACCTTAATCCGCTTAATATCTGGCGCAATTATGCTTATCTTAATTTTGCTGATAAAAGGAAACGTCAATCAAATTAACAACAAAGGCAGTTGGCCGGCTAGCTTAGCGCTTTTTATATATGCTGCAGGGTTTTCCTACGCATACATTGAGCTTGATACGGGGGTAGGGGCGTTAATTTTATTCGCTTGTGTACAAATAACCATGTTAGTCATCAGTTGGTATTATGGTGCGCGATTAACCTTAGTTGAATCCTTGGGTGTGTTAGTCGCATTTGCCGGTTTTATTTATCTTGTTTCGCCTGGAGTAAACTCTCCTTCGATTTTTGGCGTTACACTAATGGCATTGGCAGGCATAGCTTGGGGATGTTATTCAATTATTGGTAGTCGCTCTGCAACGCCATTAATAGACACAAGCTCTAACTTTATAAGAGCATCGGTTATTAGTTTAGTGCTAACTCCAGTGTTATTTATTGAATCAAATCAATTACAAACAATGGGCGTGGTTTACGCCTTAGCATCAGGCATGATCACATCAGGAGTTGGTTATGCCATCTGGTACAAAGTGCTCCCACACATTCGCTCCAGTGTGGCTGCGGTGTTACAACTCAGCGTACCCGCAATAGCAGCCCTAGGTGGATTGTTGTTATTAGAAGAGCTACTCACGATGAAAATGTTAATTTCAAGTGGCGCTATACTCGGTGGTATAGCGCTGGTGATTTACGGCAAACAACAGCAAACAAGCTAA
- the mgtE gene encoding magnesium transporter — protein MAEALEVKHAQRQLKAINQALASGRFMHVRKTIHDMPACDIALLLESSPSKSRTELWEMLDSDFYGDVLEELSEDVRNGIIGQMLPDKVVDALEDMEIDNLAETLSSLPQSVSKDVLKSMDEQDRQRAEKALSYGEDTAGFIMNTDTITLRSDVNIDVILRYLRLKGEIPESTDTFYVVSRNDTLIGTVPVTKLLTALPDSSIEDIMDEEAEAIPVDMPETEVAKLFERYNWLSAPVVDSSRQLLGRITIDDVVDIIREDAEHSMMSMAGLDDEEDTFAPVLQSTQRRSVWLAVNLVTALLAAAVSDLFEATLSQMAVLAILNTIVPSMGGVAGNQTLTLVIRGMALGHVSADNSRWLVSKELAIGFFNGAIWAVLIASVIAIWKQDWMLGGVIAFAMMINMVAAGLAGATLPLVMKKLKIDPALAGSVILTTITDVVGIFAFLGTATLLLV, from the coding sequence ATGGCAGAAGCATTAGAGGTTAAACACGCCCAACGACAACTGAAGGCTATCAATCAAGCCTTGGCCAGTGGTCGCTTTATGCATGTCCGCAAAACAATTCACGACATGCCAGCTTGCGACATCGCCCTTCTTCTAGAGTCTTCCCCAAGCAAATCAAGAACTGAACTGTGGGAAATGTTGGACTCCGATTTTTATGGCGATGTATTAGAAGAACTGTCCGAAGATGTACGTAATGGCATCATCGGACAAATGCTTCCAGACAAAGTTGTTGATGCCCTAGAAGACATGGAGATTGATAACTTAGCGGAAACGTTAAGCAGTTTACCGCAATCGGTCTCAAAAGACGTGCTGAAATCGATGGATGAGCAAGACCGTCAGCGCGCAGAAAAAGCCCTTTCTTATGGTGAGGATACCGCCGGGTTCATTATGAATACCGACACCATAACCCTACGCAGCGATGTAAACATTGATGTGATTCTGCGTTACTTGCGACTCAAAGGTGAAATTCCAGAAAGCACTGACACATTTTATGTTGTGAGTCGAAATGACACCTTAATTGGAACTGTACCAGTCACTAAGCTTCTAACGGCTCTGCCAGACTCCAGTATTGAAGATATTATGGATGAGGAAGCTGAAGCCATCCCCGTTGATATGCCAGAAACAGAAGTGGCAAAATTATTCGAACGCTATAACTGGCTGTCAGCACCGGTAGTCGATTCTAGCCGACAACTATTGGGTCGTATCACCATAGATGATGTAGTGGATATTATTCGCGAAGACGCCGAACACTCTATGATGAGTATGGCCGGTTTGGATGATGAAGAAGATACCTTCGCCCCGGTATTGCAAAGTACGCAGCGGCGTTCAGTATGGTTGGCCGTAAATCTAGTAACGGCACTTCTTGCCGCAGCCGTAAGTGATCTTTTTGAAGCAACACTAAGCCAAATGGCAGTGTTAGCTATTCTCAATACAATTGTCCCAAGTATGGGCGGAGTAGCAGGCAATCAAACACTAACCTTGGTTATTCGTGGTATGGCGCTAGGCCACGTAAGTGCTGATAACTCAAGATGGTTGGTGAGCAAAGAATTAGCCATTGGATTTTTTAATGGTGCGATTTGGGCGGTGTTAATTGCATCGGTCATTGCCATTTGGAAACAAGATTGGATGTTAGGAGGAGTCATTGCCTTTGCCATGATGATCAATATGGTTGCCGCTGGTTTAGCCGGAGCAACCTTACCATTGGTAATGAAAAAGTTGAAAATAGATCCTGCCCTAGCAGGAAGTGTAATTTTAACCACCATTACTGACGTCGTAGGTATTTTTGCCTTTTTAGGTACAGCCACTTTGTTGCTTGTTTAG